GTGGAAGAAGCATCGGTTGCAGATAAAATTGCTTGGGGAGCTGTGAATCAACCGATTTCTGAAGAACATTTTAATAAATTATATACAAAAGTATTAGAATACTTAAAAGAAAAAGAAGAATTATTCGTATTTAAAGGGTTTGCAGGCGCTGATCGTAACTATCGCCTACCAATTCAAGTTGTTAACGAATATGCATGGCATAATTTATTCGTACATCAATTATTTATTCGTCCAACTGAAGAAGAATTAAAAACTCATGAAGCAGAGTTCACAATTGTTTCTGCACCAAGTTTTAAAGCAGACCCAGCAATTGACGGTACAAATTCTGAAGCATTTATTATGGTTTCATTCGAAAAACGTATCGTATTGATCGGTGGTACAGAATATGCTGGAGAAATGAAGAAATCTATCTTCTCTATTATGAACTTCTTACTTCCAGAACAAGATATTCTTTCTATGCATTGCTCTGCAAACGTAGGTGAAGAAGGCGATGTCGCTTTATTCTTCGGCTTATCTGGGACAGGTAAAACAACTTTATCTGCTGATTCAAACCGTAAATTAATCGGTGACGATGAGCACGGCTGGTCTGATAACGGTGTATTCAATATTGAAGGCGGTTGCTATGCAAAATGTATCAACCTTTCTCATGAAAAAGAACCACAGATCTTCGATGCAATTAAATTCGGATCAGTATTAGAAAACGTTGTCATTGATAACCAAACAAGAGTTGCAGACTACAATGATACAACTTTAACAGAAAATACACGTGCTGCATACCCAATGCATGCGATTGATAATATCGTACTGCCGAGTGTTGCAGGACATCCAAATACAATTATTTTCTTAACTGCTGACGCATCTGGCGTATTGCCTCCAATCAGTAAGTTATCAAAAGAACAAGCTATGTACCATTTCTTAAGCGGTTACACTAGTAAACTAGCAGGAACAGAGCGTGGTGTTACATCTCCGCAAGCTACATTCTCAACTTGCTTCGGCTCACCATTCTTACCGCTTGATGCATCTCGCTATGCTGAAATGCTTGGTGAAAAAATTGAGAAACATGATGCGAAAGTATTCTTAGTAAACACTGGCTGGACTGGTGGCGAATACGGCGTTGGTAAGCGTATGAACTTAGGTTACACTCGTGCAATGGTGCAAGCAGCATTAAACGGTGAACTTGATAAAGTAGAAACTGCAAAACATGATATCTTCGGTCTTGAAGTTCCTCATCACGTACCAGGTGTACCTGATGAAGTATTAATGCCTGAACAAACATGGGCTGATAAAGCTGCTTACAAAGCGAAAGCAATTGAGCTTGCAAGCAAATTTAAAGAGAACTTCAAAAAGTTTGACAGCGCTTCTGAAGATATTATCAATCTAGGCGGTCCAATCGCTTAATACAACATTTCTGTTGAATGACCCTTTACTCATATGAATAAGTATAGTGTAACTAGAAAGTTTCGCGTACTCACCGACAAAACCCAATGCGACTTGATGGTTACACATACTTACATAAAAAAGAGACTTACGATAAAATCGTAAGTCTCTTTCTTTTATAATCTGTGACCGATGTTTTGGTTTCTTTGTTTTGACTTGACATTGAACAGGAAAAGGATTTGACCGCTTCCATTTATAGATAGATGCTCTCTTCCATCTAAAAAGGAGTGTTCTATGTCGTTTTTTAGTTCTTTTCATCTTTCATACTGTAATATCCTAAATTAATAATGATCAAGAAATAACCACCCATAATCCCAACTGCAAATGCCCACATAACCATATGGTGCTCGATTTCATACATAATAATTGCACCCAGTATCGCTGCTGCGAAGCGATTAAACATACCAAGTGTTGGTGCCTTCGTCTTTTTTACAATGCTCTCTCCAAGCTTTTCAATACGTCTTCCTAAAATCCAAACGCAATACATACTGACAATAAGCCCGATTCCTGCACCTAAAAAATGTGCTGAAAAAGGTGTCAGCGCCCAACCTATTAACATTACGCCTAGCAAATAATACATTTGAATTTTAAACGCCCTTAGTGACATACTAATCATGCTGTACTCCTTTAACTTTTATAAATTTATTTACATATCATCAGAATTCATCTGCTACATTCAAACTAAAAAAACAACATAAACATCATGTTTATGTTGTTAAAATATTTTCTGGAAATAATATTATACAAGATTTCTAATATGCTAACATCGAATTTTGTGACATTTTTTCAACTTTTTCCGTCTATTTATGAAAAAAATGATATCAATCTATGAACATATGGATATGATGTAGTAAGCACACAAATAAAGGGGGCGTCTAATGATTTATTTTTTAATGGCTCTTATTCATTTCATTGTCCCTGCGCTTATTGGGCTCTCATTATATTGGTACACGAAAAATCATAGCATCTTCTATGCTGTCCTCGGTGTCCTTCTTCCAGGTATTATTCTTATTGCACTCTTTCGAATACCTTTTCTTAATTTAATTCCACTTATTACAGCCATTCTATTTCTCATATTTTTACCAAAAATAAAAAAATAGGAAAGCAGATCATGAATGATCTGTTTTCCTATTTTGATATAGGTTCTTGTAGAGTAGAAACATCCTCTGCTTTTTCAGATTTTACAAGCCATAAACCAAAGAAAATAATGATCCCTCCGATGATTTGCTGTAATGAAATATATTCCTTCGCCCACACTGCCGCAAATAAAACAGCAACAAGTGGCGTCATATACATATACACCATCGTGTGAGACGCACCAATTTTTTGCACACCAACATACCACATGACTAAACCGAATACTGTTACAAAGAAAATTGAATACAAGAGCGCAAACCATGTCATTCCTTTTGTAATGTGAAATGGCAGTGAAAAAATCTGTAGACCACTTAATACCGCAAGAGGTATTGCCCCAACAACTGCTGACCATGCGGTTACCCGAAGTGCCGAATATTTTTTTATAAGCGGGCCTGCTAATATAGGATAAAGCCCCCAGCATATTGATGTAATAAGCCCAATTCCGTTTCCATAGAATGAACCAGCGAATGAATGTCCCGCTAGTAACACAAGGGCTGTACCAGCGCAGGCCACAATAGAACCAATCAACTTTCGCGAAGAAAACTTTTCTTGTTTAAATGAAATCGCAAATAAGGTTGTAAAAATGGGTGAAATAGAAATGAGTAAAGAAGCATTTGTAGCGGATGTATATTTCACAGTTTCCATAAATAACGTTTGATACAGTACAATGCCAACAACGCTGACCATGATTAGTCTCGGCATATCCCTTCTCTCCATATACAACGACTTTTCATTATAAAATGTAAGCAGTAACAATAACGGCGCCGCTGCCATCATACGAAGTGCCGTAAACTCAATCGCCGTAAATTCTATAAGTCCATATTTCGCAATTGTATAATTGATTCCCCAAATAATAACGACGCTTACAATTAATAATTCAATTCCCCATCTTCTCATGCGTATCCCCTCCGCAAAGAAAATTATACAGAAAATTCAATTATATGTACATTTCATTATGTGAAAAAATCCCATAAGAAAAAGGAGCATATCATATACTCCCCTCTGTCTTTGTTATACTCTAATATGAAGCTTCATATTAGGATTATAAAACTGACTCGGGCTCTTCAGTTGAAAATGCCCCCCAGATTGATGTAAATCAACAGTTAACTTATCATCCATAAATACAAGCTTCGTGCGGTCTGCAATAAAGTTTAATGCGTTTGATTCAATATCTACATCACGCTCATCTTTCTCCGATACGGCTACTAAATCAATAATCCCGCTCATGACACAACCGCAACCTTCATTATCATAAAATAGCTTTATATATTTCGCTTCACTTGGAATCGTATCCATAATCTTTTTATATGCTGCATCTGTTACAGTAACGTACATACGTAAATCTTCATCCTCTCTTCTCATATCATTCTTATATTGTACCATTCTTTTTCTTAATTCCATCCGTTTGTTGTATACAGAAAATTGAGACTAATGTTACAATACCTGTGACAAAGGAGGAATACTATGCCAGCCTTAAAAGAAATACAATACGCTCTTGATTATTTATTTCAAATTAAAAAATACGGAAAAGACGGTGCCTTTAGCCGATTTATTCCAGCTGTATATAATCCAATCCAGTTTCCATGGCAGCAATTTTTCGAAGAGGATTTTGTTGAACTATTTAACGGTCTTATGATCCGCGGCGCTGAAAATGTAAACACAGTCTTTTTAGCTGTATTCCCAACAGATGATGTTCTTGAAAAGTTCATTTCACAATCAAAGCCAGGCGATTTACTCTTTATGCACCATCCACTCGTTATGGAATGCGGTGATCCACTTGGGAAATCTGGACGTGGATTTATCCCAATTAAGCCGCACTATTTACAAGCTATAAAAGATAAAAATTTATCTATTTACACATGTCACAGCCCGATGGATTACAATCAGACATATGGAACAAGTATATCAATAGCAAAAGCATTACAGGCTACTGTCATTGATGGATTTGCTTGCAGTGGCCCTGAAAACGAGCCAGTCGGTCTCATCTGTGAAATAGATGAGACATCAACTACGAGCCTCCAACAACATCTAAAGAAGCTTTTCCACATCCCATACGTAGATTTCGAAGGCCAACATCATGATTCCATCAAAAAAATTGCAATTATTGCTGGCTGCGGCGATGTCGTGTCTTTAATGAAAGAAGCAGAAGAAAAAGGTGCTGAAGCTTACATTGCAGGAGAAATCCATTGTCATATTGATAACGAATACGGCAGACATAAATATTCACTCATTATGGATTATGTGAAAGAAACAAATATGTCACTCATCGGTGTATCCCACTCTGCTTCCGAATATTTAGTTAAAAAAACATTAATGCATGATTGGTTTAAAGAAAATTTTGATGTAAATATTACTTTCCTTCCACAAGAGAAGTGGTGGTATTGAGATAAAAAGAGATATATAGCTTAGCTACATATCTCTTTTTACTATACTCAAAATTTCATTCGGAACTTGAAAAACATAATCCCCCTTTATTCCTCTCCATTTATTACTTCAATACCGCATTTCTTTACTACATCTCCTAAATTCTTTGGAATCGTATCATTTGTAATAATGGTATTTATTGATTCTAACTGTAGCGCTTTAAAATTTTTACGTTGATTAAATTTCGTCTCATCAATAAGTAAAAATACTTGATTGGTTTAACCGTTTTTGTTATTGCCTCTCTCTTTTGTGCTATCGCATCATCAAGTAATTTTCTTATCATCGCAAGGATTTTACAAGGTATAGGCGCAGCTTTATTTATGCCCAGTTCCCTCAGCCTTCTAGCAATCTCTTATCCGGATGAAAAACAAAGAGCGAAAATGTTTGGGGTATGGTCAGCTATCGTTTCAATATCTTCAGGAATGGGTCCTTTCGTTAGTGGCATTTTAGTTCAAACATTCGGATGGAGAAGTATTTTTATTATTAATTTGCCAATTGGCATAATTGGTATTTTCATGGCTTACTGTATGATTTCTCCTTCAACACGTCAGCACATAAAGCTAAATCTTTTTAACCACGCCTTAGGAATTATTACATTAGCAAGTCTAGCTTTTAGTTTAATTGAAGGGCCTTCCTACGGATGGATTTCTCCCCAAATAGTAGAGGGATTTTCGATTACCATTATAGCTGCTAGTTTATTTGTCATTGCGGAACATAGTTCGAAACAACCAATTATTCCATTCTCTTTATTTCATGACCGACAATTTTCTTCTGCAAATATAATTGGCTTTTTAATTAACTTTTCCTTATTTGGTGGCATCTTTATGTTTAGCTTATTTCTGCAATATGCAAGAAATGCTTCTCCTTTTTTAGCTGGAATTCAGCTATTACCGATGATGGCCGTCTTTGTATTTGGAAACTTGCTTTTCGCAAAACTAACAACTCGATTTGGTTCTAAATCACCATTACTTATTTCTCTTCTCATTGCTAGTTTTGGTTCATTTTTATTAACTTTTATTTCTCCTAATATACCCTATTGGTTATTAGCAACTATATATGCCATTATAAATTTTAGCATTGGTGTATCTGTTCCAGCTATGACTACAATCGTGATGCAAGCAGCTGGCCATGAACATGGAAATATCGCAGGAGCAACTTTGAATGTGAATCGCCAAGTTGGTGCTTTAGTTGGGGTTGCGATTATGGGAAGCACTCTTACCCAATCTTCTTCATGGTATATCGGCACTAGCCATGGCTTCTTCGCAATGGGAGTATGCTATTTCATTGGTTGCTTACTCGTTCAGTGTTTTATGAAAAATGATTGAACTACCCCCACTTCACACTCTAACGAGTTGTTTGAAGCGGGGGATTCCTACGAACACCAAAGTGTCCCTCGGTTCTATTAATAGGCGATCTCCGTAGTCCCTACAGTTAGAAGCCTTAAGGCCTCTTTTCTCAGATTTTTTCCTGCATTCACATCTCTATCATGATGCATACCACAAGAAGGGCACTTCCATTCACGGAGGTTTAGATCTTTCACGTCTTTATTTTTGTTGCCACAATGCGAACAAATTTGAGAACTTGCGAATGTTTTCGATACCACGACCACTTGTTTTCCATACCACTATACCACTCTGCCTTGTACGCAAGCATCGTTCTGAATTGTGACCAAGATACTTCTTGTATCGCTTTCGCTACCTTATGATTCTAGATGGACTTTTATGATGAAACCATCTCGTATATTTTAGAATGCTTCCTACTATCCCATTTACCTTCTATACAAACTGATTCTGTTACCTCATAGCAAATCTTCCACAAGAAGAACCTTTAAGCTTTTACCTAACCGCCATTCATCTCCCACCTATTCATCGGACCATGTCTTATTCATTCCTTGAGGTGGGAGTCTTCTGTCGGAAAATGAAAAAAAGAGAGAGGATCTCCCCTCTCTTCATAATTAAATCGGCAACACAACCTCAACAGTTGTTCCAACTCCAACTTCACTATCAAATCGCAGTGTTCCCCGATGATCTTTAATAATTTTATCTGTCACGACTAATCCTAATCCTGTTCCATGTTCTTTCGTCGTATAGAAAGCTTCATTTAAAGTTGAAATTTTATCCTTTGGAATACCGCAGCCTTCGTCTTGAATTTGCACAATAAGTACCTTTTCTTCTCCCCTCGCTTCCACAGTAATCGTTCCACCAATTGACATTGCTTCAATCGCATTTTTTATTAAATTTAAAAATACTTGTTTCAATTTCTTCTCATCACATGTAATCAAAGGGATATCTTTATTATAAATCGCATCAATTTTTACCCCTTGTTCCAAAGCTGATTTCTCTATAATTTGAATTACATAGTTCAAAATATCTTTTATATGATGAGTGTCTGATTCTAGTAATTTAGATTTCTCAAATCCCATAAGTTCCGTCGCAATTGTATTTATTCTCTCGACTTCCTGCTTCATAATCTCACTATAAATCTTATCCTCAGGATATTTTTCTCCCTGACTTACAATAAGTTCTTTTAATTTCACTAACGGTCTTCTAATTTTATATCCAATTACCGTTGCCATTTTTCCAATCGTGGCCAACTTCTCTGTTTTCTGAATCTCTTTATCCATCATTTCAAGTGTACGAATGTAAGATTGAAATCTTAAAAGTATAATCCAGCATATTATCGCAAATACACTACAAAGCGCTATCGGGATAACTATAATAAAAGATTTTACAACTAGGCCCATAAGCGCATATTTTCCTACAATCACTCCTGCCACTAACCAAAAATATCTTTTATTCACAAAGATTGGTGCGAATAAAATTAAAAATCCTTCTACTATATTTCCACCGTCAAATTCAGTATCACTTCCATAATAAATAAGGAAATTATGAATAAAATCCAGTACATTGTAGCCAATCAAAATAATATACTTCACAATAAATGGATTTTTCCACTTCATAAAATATATTCCGGTAAAGAATAATAAAATCATCGAAGCATATAACCATGGACCTAAACCTTCCATGAAAATTTCTGCCGATTCTTTTCCTTCTCCCTTTAAAAGGACGATCAACTTTTCAGCAAAGTCATATACAAAGAATATGATAAAAAATAAACTTAAAAATATCTTTAATGCCTTTATTTCTTCCTTTTCAAATATATAGCCTTTATTCATATGATGGCTCCTTTATTACAACTTCTCTTACTCTTGTATCGCGTTACTTTCATGCTTTTTCGGAAGTAAAATATTTACTCTTGTCCCTTTTGTTATTTCACTAGAAATATGTAATTCGCCAAGATGCTCTGTAATAATTCGCTGCACTACTGTAAGACCTAATCCAATTTTATCTTGTTTCGTCGTATAGAAAGCTTCTGTAATTCGTCCTAAGTTCTCTTTTTTTATACCTTGACCATTATCTATTACACTTATAATTACGTGCTCTCGTTTTTTATCTTCTATTTGTATTTGTAATGTCCCACCATGTTCCATTGCCTCTAGAGCATTTTTTATGACATATAAAAATACTCCTTTTAATTTACGTTTATCACATTCAACTTCACTTCTATTATGCTCCGCATTAAAAATGAACCTTATATTTAATGCGTCCATTTTTTTACGCATATCTGCGATTGCTTGTAATACAACGTCACTTACAATATGTTTTTCATAAACGGATGGCTTACAGCTAGCAACTTCCATCAATTCACTGATCATATTATTCATATTATCTATTTCAAAAATCATTTGCTCATATGTTGAATCATTTGCATACTTCTCTTTTTGCAATTGCGTAAAGCCTTTCAACGAAGCAAGTGGATTTTTAATTTCATGCCCAACTGTCGCTGCCATTTTCCCGACAACTGCCAGCTTCTGTGATTGACCAGCCTCCGCAATACTTTTCTTTACTGCTGAAAGATATTGCAAAAAGCGATTTAAAATCATATATGATACAAGAAGTAACACCCCATATATAACGAGCGATACTAATACATTCATTTCTCCAAATACCAATAGATATATCATATATTTCCCTATAATAAATGGAGATAAGAAGAATACATATCGTTTACTCAAAAAAATGGGTACGAAGAATATAAAAATAAACTCGATCACATTACCTTCATCAAATGCCACTTTATTATGAAATACATACCATCCAAAATTAAAAATCTCTGCCCCCATATATGCAAATAAATATGTATATTTAACTAAATGTGCCTTTCCTCTTTCGAATAAATAAACACTAATGCCTAATATGGTCATAATATATGCAATCTTCCATATCCCTTTATGCCAATTCACTAAAGGCATTTTATCTTCTAATATAATTGCATATGCAACTTCATATACAATCAAAATAACATGTAATACCCATAAGAAAATCTTAGCATTCCCTTTTTCTTCTTTATATGATATAAACCCCTCTCTCACTTCAACACCCCTTCAAAATGATACTTCTATGAATACCATTTATTATAATAAATGATTTTCATAGACAAACAAAGATAATTTAAACAATAGAGGAAAATCAATCCATAGGCAAAACATCTCCAAGGCATATGCAAGCATAAAACGACTGAAAAATAATACGTATAATATGGGGGGTACTTGCCAAAATGGAAATACGATTATTCAATCTTTAAATATAGAAGGAAAACCAGGCGTAATAACAGAACAGCACCCTACACTACTTGCGGATGAATTTATTAAGGGGTGACGAAACAGCGTTTTTGGGATAGAGCGTATTGATAGGATAGGGGGATAAATCATGTTTGTTACGGTTGAGAAAGATGTACACATTTTTGTCGAGGACATTAATCCAGGTCCTGGAAGTAAACCTGTCTTCTTTGTTCATGGCTGGCCTTTAAATCATCAAATGTACCAATATCAGTTTAATATCTTACCACAACACGGTTTCCGCTGCATCGCCATGGATATACGAGGAAACGGGCAGTCAGATAAACCTTGGACCGGTTACACATATGATCGATTAGCTGATGATATTGCAATTGTCTTAGACGCTCTTCAAATAGAAAAAGCTACTTTACTCGGCTTTTCTGTCGGCGGTGCTCTCTCTCTTCGTTACATGTCAAGATATAACGGACGCCGCATTTCTAAACTAGTATTAGTAGATGCTGTCTCTCCTTCTTTCGTAAAAAATGAAGCATCCCCTTACGGCGTACCGAAAGAACAAGCGGATGCCCTCATGAATCAAATGTCCATGAATTTACCTAAATTCCTTAGTGATGTATCCTTATCATTTTTTAATAGAAACTTAGGAGCGGCTACATTAGAATGGTTTTCTTACCTCGGTATGCAGTCTGCTTCATACGCTCTTATTAAAATATTACAGGCAGCAGCAAACGAGGACGTAACGAAAGATTTAAGTAAAATTAACGTTCCAACAAAAATATTCCATGGTATTCACGACCAGCTCATCCCTTACAAAAGCGCTGAACTCTCACAAAAACAAATTAAAGGTTCTAGTCTATATCCCCTTACAAATAGCGGACATGGATCCCCAATTGAACAAGCAGATGAGCTAAATAAAGAACTGATAAAATTTTTAAATTCATAATCGCTTTATAAAAAAGAATTTGCCTTATATAATTTAAAAATCAGTTATAATTCACATATTTCTCACAATTATAACGATAAAACGATTACATTTTATTTTATACTAAATATATAAGTAATACTCCCTGATTGAGCCGGCTTGCCTGGTTACCCCGTTATTAATATACGAAAAAGAACTTGTAGCATATACAAGTTCTTTTTTATGTGTAATCTATTTAAATAATATGTCCTTACTATACTGTTTCCCAACTAGTAAATCGTACTGAATAAATTTATATTGTTTCAACATTTCTTGCTGTTTAGCTGTTAAATTTTTTATCACTTCTCCATCTTTTCCTACCTTCAATTCCTCTCGAAGTGCTGGTATTTCTAGATATAAATCTGATAAAAATTGATAGAATGGTGATTTATTTAACCCTGCGTAATCAAGAACAAGGTTTGAGAAATAAATTGGGCTTACTAAGCCTAAATTGTCATTTGGTAAATCAAAGTTTCCATACATTAATAACGGCGTTTCTGCCATGGCTAATCGTTCACTTGGAGTTTTTTCATTTGTTATATATCCAGCCTCTTTATAAAGGGATTTATTCGTTCCTAATGACGGCAAATGATCTCCAAAGAACACCAATAATGTAGGTCTATCTAAATCATCCAATTGCTCTATTAAATATTGAAGCGCTTCATCTGAACGTCTTAAACCTTCTGTATAAGTCTCTAATTCCGCCTTCGCCTCTTCTTCTAATCCACTAATTTCTACTTTATTTACTCCAAATCTCCCTGGAGTAAATGGGAAATGATTTTGCATCGTCACTGCATGAATAAATGTAGGCTGTTCCCTCTTCTTCAATTCGGCTATTATTTCCTTACTCATTGATAAATCGCTAATATAATCTCCATCTATTTCTGTATTTTTCATCTTATCTTGCGAATTGAATTGATCGAATCCTAACACATTGTATACATCATCTCGTTTAAAGAACGATCGACCAAAAGAATGGATGGCACTGGCATAGTACCCTTCTTTTTTCAACGTACTAGTAATCGATGGGATCTCTTTCTTATTTGTAACAACTTGTTGGTATGGAATAGAACCTGGCTTTAACAAACTCATTGAATAACCTGTTAATGCTTCAAACTCTGTATTGGCAGTATTTCCTCCAAATGTAGGGGATATTGTTTGTCCACCTGGAAAGTTTTCTATATACTGATGCAAATTTGGAACAGGGTCTTCACTAAACGAAAGATTTGTTAATTTCGTCGGATCCCAAAAAGCCTCACTCATAATAAATATAATATTTGGTTTCTCTGTCTGTTTTTGTTTCCCTACGTTACCACCATACTGTTTCTTTATATCATTTACGATTTGAAGTATATTTTCTTTAGAATATTCTTTTGACTTTTCAATCACTGTTGTATCTAAATTACTGATAAAGCCTAAAACGAGACCATTTTCAGCATAGTTTCCCGTCTGATCCCACAAAATAAATTCTATGCCCCATTTTTGAAACAGTTTATTCATAAATGTATTTGTGTAATTACTATAAGCATATAGCACAAAAATTGATCCTATAACGAAAAGGATTCTTGTCATAAAATGGACACTTGCCTCTTTAATATACTTCCGAATATACATACATAACGCAATACATACCATAATACAAACAATAGCTATAAGAATATGTTTCCAATTAAAATAATCTATAACCATCGGTATAACGGATTGTAAATGTGTAATTTGTGTAAAATCAGAAGGATATAGTGGCTCTCCTCTGAAAAGAAGCTTTAAGTAGTTTACAATAGCTAAAAAAATCAAGGTGTAGCTCGTTAATCTAACACTTAAAAAGACTTTTCCTAGTAAGTTATACACAAGAATATATATCGCATAGATTACTATGAAGCTCAATATAAACTGCCCATTATAATTGTAAATCCAGTTAATCGCTTCTAAGAAATCTATATTAACTTGTAGAACAATATAAAATAAAGCTACTGTATGAGCTATCAAAAATAATATAAGATGAACTCGAATGGACGGCCTAAATTCAACCGTTTCCCTTTTACTTAAATGTGTAACATATAGTACGATAATCCACATTAAAATAATCGTTATGCTTAAAATAAACTTTTGATTTAAAAAGTCTTTCATCATATCTAAATTAAAAAACTTTAAAATCATAAAAAACATAGTTGCTATTAATAAGGTCACCATACCACTTATGATGGTAGAAATTAATATACTTTTTCTCGGAAGATGATAAAGTGCAGACTCATACTTCAATTCATTCCCTCTTTTCTATCTATTAATTTCACCTCGCATCGGTAAAGACACTTTCTATAAAAATAACATTGTAATATGTAGCACGTCTTCAAAATTGCTTCTATTTTAAATTTAATTTCTTACTTATCCCTTAACACATAGTAAAAATTCCGAATAACGATTGGGAATTATTGAGAAATTAAATTCCCCCATTCTACTTTATGATATAATAATTATGTTTTGAATATCCTTAATACCATTAGGAATTAAGAAAGTATTAATACAAAAGGAGATGCTCATTTTTGCTAAAAAAGTTTAAAAATTTACCTAAAGCGGTATATGCAATTTTGGCGCTTTCTTTCCTCTTACACGTTTTTTGTCTAGTAAAACAGCCAGGATTAGATGGAGAGTTAGTCAAAGTAACATATGGTGCAAATGATGCGTTTAACTATTCGTTAACAGCTGAACAATTATTAAAACATGGTGTATTTGGCTATGTTTATTTAGAACCTAGTGAAGTGCCTGGAAAAAATGCATATATCACACCAGGTCAACCACTATTATTAGCTGGCGCTATGATTATTTCTGATGTTACATCACTACCTTACTATTACGTAGCAACTGTCATTAATATGATACTGAACCTTGGTACAGTGCTATTAGTATTCTTAATAGGGAGAGAATTGTTTGAAAAAAATATTTATGGAATTGTTGCGAGTATTTTATATGCTATTTATCCGAGTAACTATACATACTTCCGTACATTATTAACCGAAGTTCCTTCCATATTCTTATTAGCATTATGTGTGTATGTATTTGTTCTCGCATGGAAATACAATAAGATGAAATTCCATATATGGTTCGGAATTGTTGTTTCTATTTTACTTATGTTCCGTCCAAATCCGGCTCCAATGATGCTTATTCCAGTTCTTGTCATCTTGTTCACATATGGATTTAAAGACTCAATTAAAATCGGAT
The DNA window shown above is from Bacillus clarus and carries:
- the pckA gene encoding phosphoenolpyruvate carboxykinase (ATP), with translation MSTVNVQIGLHELLNGSNAQIQLSVPQLVEKVLMRNEGKLTSTGAVSASTGKYTGRSPKDKFIVEEASVADKIAWGAVNQPISEEHFNKLYTKVLEYLKEKEELFVFKGFAGADRNYRLPIQVVNEYAWHNLFVHQLFIRPTEEELKTHEAEFTIVSAPSFKADPAIDGTNSEAFIMVSFEKRIVLIGGTEYAGEMKKSIFSIMNFLLPEQDILSMHCSANVGEEGDVALFFGLSGTGKTTLSADSNRKLIGDDEHGWSDNGVFNIEGGCYAKCINLSHEKEPQIFDAIKFGSVLENVVIDNQTRVADYNDTTLTENTRAAYPMHAIDNIVLPSVAGHPNTIIFLTADASGVLPPISKLSKEQAMYHFLSGYTSKLAGTERGVTSPQATFSTCFGSPFLPLDASRYAEMLGEKIEKHDAKVFLVNTGWTGGEYGVGKRMNLGYTRAMVQAALNGELDKVETAKHDIFGLEVPHHVPGVPDEVLMPEQTWADKAAYKAKAIELASKFKENFKKFDSASEDIINLGGPIA
- a CDS encoding ATP synthase subunit I, producing the protein MISMSLRAFKIQMYYLLGVMLIGWALTPFSAHFLGAGIGLIVSMYCVWILGRRIEKLGESIVKKTKAPTLGMFNRFAAAILGAIIMYEIEHHMVMWAFAVGIMGGYFLIIINLGYYSMKDEKN
- a CDS encoding DMT family transporter — encoded protein: MRRWGIELLIVSVVIIWGINYTIAKYGLIEFTAIEFTALRMMAAAPLLLLLTFYNEKSLYMERRDMPRLIMVSVVGIVLYQTLFMETVKYTSATNASLLISISPIFTTLFAISFKQEKFSSRKLIGSIVACAGTALVLLAGHSFAGSFYGNGIGLITSICWGLYPILAGPLIKKYSALRVTAWSAVVGAIPLAVLSGLQIFSLPFHITKGMTWFALLYSIFFVTVFGLVMWYVGVQKIGASHTMVYMYMTPLVAVLFAAVWAKEYISLQQIIGGIIIFFGLWLVKSEKAEDVSTLQEPISK
- a CDS encoding iron-sulfur cluster biosynthesis family protein, producing MYVTVTDAAYKKIMDTIPSEAKYIKLFYDNEGCGCVMSGIIDLVAVSEKDERDVDIESNALNFIADRTKLVFMDDKLTVDLHQSGGHFQLKSPSQFYNPNMKLHIRV
- a CDS encoding Nif3-like dinuclear metal center hexameric protein, with translation MPALKEIQYALDYLFQIKKYGKDGAFSRFIPAVYNPIQFPWQQFFEEDFVELFNGLMIRGAENVNTVFLAVFPTDDVLEKFISQSKPGDLLFMHHPLVMECGDPLGKSGRGFIPIKPHYLQAIKDKNLSIYTCHSPMDYNQTYGTSISIAKALQATVIDGFACSGPENEPVGLICEIDETSTTSLQQHLKKLFHIPYVDFEGQHHDSIKKIAIIAGCGDVVSLMKEAEEKGAEAYIAGEIHCHIDNEYGRHKYSLIMDYVKETNMSLIGVSHSASEYLVKKTLMHDWFKENFDVNITFLPQEKWWY
- a CDS encoding MFS transporter — its product is MIGLTVFVIASLFCAIASSSNFLIIARILQGIGAALFMPSSLSLLAISYPDEKQRAKMFGVWSAIVSISSGMGPFVSGILVQTFGWRSIFIINLPIGIIGIFMAYCMISPSTRQHIKLNLFNHALGIITLASLAFSLIEGPSYGWISPQIVEGFSITIIAASLFVIAEHSSKQPIIPFSLFHDRQFSSANIIGFLINFSLFGGIFMFSLFLQYARNASPFLAGIQLLPMMAVFVFGNLLFAKLTTRFGSKSPLLISLLIASFGSFLLTFISPNIPYWLLATIYAIINFSIGVSVPAMTTIVMQAAGHEHGNIAGATLNVNRQVGALVGVAIMGSTLTQSSSWYIGTSHGFFAMGVCYFIGCLLVQCFMKND